From one Humulus lupulus chromosome 8, drHumLupu1.1, whole genome shotgun sequence genomic stretch:
- the LOC133797192 gene encoding uncharacterized protein LOC133797192 yields the protein MALQEKLDRFKRQQEKCQSTLTSIAASSKPKAAPAQAQAQRFTHADLPASVKPPAPAVKFSSDTDRLQHINSIRKAPAGAQIKRVIDLLYETRLALTPEQINEACYVDINANKTVFDSLRKNLKVSHDGRRFCYKSKHDLKDKSQLLYLVRKFPEGIAVIDLKDSYPTVMEDLQSLKSAGQIWLLSNLDSQEDIAYPNDPRVPIKVDDDLKLLFRGIELPRDMLDIEKDLQKNGMKPATNTTERRAQAQVQGVTPKTKTKKKKHEISKRTKLTNAHLPELFQNLK from the exons ATGGCATTGCAAGAAAAGTTGGACAGGTTCAAGAGGCAGCAAGAGAAGTGCCAATCAACCCTCACCAGTATTGCAGCATCTTCTAAACCTAAAGCGGCTCCGGCTCAGGCTCAGGCTCAAAGATTTACGCATGCTGATCTTCCAGCAAGTGTCAAACCTCCTGCTCCCGCTGTCAAATTTTCTAGCGATACAGATAGACTTCAACACATCAACAGCATTCGAAAAGCCCCAGCTGGAGCTCAAATTAAGCGTGTTATAGACTTGCTATATGAG ACAAGGCTAGCCCTAACACCAGAGCAAATAAATGAAGCATGCTATGTGGATATTAATGCAAATAAAACTGTCTTTGACAGCTTGAGGAAGAATCTTAAAGTGAGCCATGATGGAAGGCGCTTTTGTTACAAG TCTAAGCATGACTTAAAAGACAAAAGCCAACTTCTTTATTTAGTACGGAAATTTCCAGAGGGCATTGCTGTTATTGATCTCAAGGATTCATACCCAACTGTGATGGAGGACTTGCAG AGTCTGAAATCTGCTGGTCAGATCTGGCTGCTATCAAACTTGGATTCTCAGGAGGACATTGCATACCCAAATGACCCCAGGGTTCCCATTAAAGTGGACGATGACCTTAAACTGCTGTTTCGAGGAATCGAATTACCTCGCGATATGCTTGATATTGAGAAGGATCTCCAGAAGAATGGTATGAAGCCTGCAACCAACACTACAGAGAGAAGGGCACAGGCACAGGTCCAAGGCGTTACACCCAAGACCAAGACTAAGAAGAAGAAGCATGAAATCAGCAAGAGGACTAAGCTAACCAATGCCCATCTTCCGGAGCTTTTCCAGAAccttaaataa
- the LOC133797191 gene encoding serine acetyltransferase 5, with translation MPAGDIRHSTQLASLATAMTEIIEDEGWVWTQIKAEARRDAESEPALASYLYSTILSHSSLERSLSFHLGNKLCSSTLLSTLLYDLFLNAFSDPSLRSAVVADLRAARQRDPACVSFSHCLLNYKGFLACQAHRVSHRLWSQSRRPLALALHSRIADVFAVDIHPAAKIGKGILFDHATGVVVGETAVIGNNVSILHHVTLGGTGKMGGDRHPKIGDGVLIGAGATVLGNVNIGEGAKIGAGSVVLIDVPARTTAVGNPARLVGGKERPSRHEDVPGESMDHTSFMSEWSDYII, from the exons ATGCCGGCCGGCGATATCAGGCATTCAACTCAGTTGGCGTCTCTGGCGACTGCGATGACGGAGATTATTGAGGACGAGGGATGGGTGTGGACCCAGATCAAGGCGGAGGCGCGGCGCGACGCAGAGTCAGAGCCGGCGCTGGCGAGCTACCTTTACTCTACCATTCTCTCGCACTCGTCGCTGGAGCGATCGCTGTCGTTTCACCTCGGGAATAAGCTCTGCTCCTCCACTCTCCTCTCCACCCTCCTCTACGACCTCTTCCTCAACGCCTTCTCCGATCCATCCCTTCGATCTGCCGTCGTCGCTGACCTACGCGCTGCCCGTCAGCGAGACCCCGCATGCGTCTCCTTCTCCCATTGCCTCCTCAATTACAAGGGTTTCTTGGCTTGTCAG GCTCATCGAGTGTCACATAGGCTATGGAGCCAATCCAGGAGGCCATTGGCTCTGGCGCTTCATTCCCGGATAGCCGACGTGTTCGCGGTGGACATACACCCGGCGGCGAAGATTGGAAAAGGGATTCTGTTCGACCACGCGACGGGAGTGGTGGTGGGGGAGACGGCGGTGATCGGTAACAACGTCTCAATTCTGCACCACGTCACTCTCGGAGGGACTGGAAAAATGGGTGGGGACAGGCACCCGAAGATTGGTGATGGTGTCCTGATCGGCGCCGGCGCCACCGTGTTGGGGAACGTGAACATCGGTGAAGGAGCAAAGATCGGCGCGGGGTCGGTGGTGCTGATTGACGTGCCGGCGAGGACGACGGCGGTGGGGAACCCGGCGAGGCTGGTAGGAGGGAAAGAACGACCGTCTAGGCATGAGGATGTGCCCGGGGAGTCCATGGACCATACTTCGTTCATGTCTGAATGGTCTGACTATATTATCTAA
- the LOC133797188 gene encoding pentatricopeptide repeat-containing protein At2g15690, mitochondrial-like codes for MASPSSLSLHSTVSSSSSSNFKSIIRQLSHTRTQFLVLSSPHPPSSSLNISSLKPLCTYAVPNAKSAGVSRRYGDPSEREGPRYPNKPQPSERRKKSQLQRPNEPDFNDNQLNNQNESDPFHGRQQNVDLIALCREGKIVEALKYIDEGVPADYNVFCALLNSCRDSKSLKVGKKVHDFLKRFAFRGDIELSNKLIEMYGECGSMKDARKVFDRMTERSVSSWNLMINGFAANGQGNDGILLFEEMKKVRLNPDKETFLAVLGACASAEAVEEGFLYFQEMKNEYGTMPEIEHYMGVIDVLGKSGHLNEAEEFIEKMPFEPTFEVWEALRNFARIHGDLELEDRVEELLVTFDPSKVNADKIPLPQRKRSSAANMLEEKNRVGEFRCSNPYKEEAYQKMKGLNGQMREAGYVPDTRYVLHDIDEEAKEQALQYHSERLAIAYGLISTPPRTTLRIMKNLRICGDCHNAIKIMSKIVGRELIVRDNKRFHHFKDGKCSCGDYW; via the coding sequence ATGGCTTCTCCTTCTTCGTTATCACTTCACTCCACAGTATCTTCTTCGTCGTCTTCCAACTTCAAATCCATAATCAGACAGCTCTCACACACCAGAACTCAGTTTCTCGTCCTAAGTAGTCCTCATCCTCCTTCGTCTTCTCTCAACATCAGTTCACTCAAGCCTCTCTGCACCTACGCCGTCCCCAATGCCAAAAGCGCTGGAGTCTCTCGTCGCTACGGCGACCCCTCTGAGCGTGAAGGCCCAAGGTATCCGAACAAGCCCCAACCGTCAGAGAGGCGCAAGAAGAGCCAGCTCCAACGGCCAAATGAGCCCGATTTCAACGACAATCAGTTGAACAATCAAAATGAAAGCGACCCATTTCACGGTCGCCAGCAGAATGTTGATTTGATAGCTCTTTGTCGCGAGGGTAAGATCGTAGAGGCGTTGAAGTATATTGACGAAGGCGTTCCTGCTGATTACAACGTTTTTTGTGCGCTATTGAATTCATGTCGCGACTCGAAGTCTCTTAAAGTCGGCAAAAAAGTCCACGATTTCTTGAAGCGGTTTGCGTTTCGTGGTGATATCGAATTAAGCAATAAGTTGATTGAAATGTATGGGGAATGTGGGAGTATGAAAGATGCACGCAAGGTGTTTGATAGAATGACTGAGCGAAGTGTGAGCTCGTGGAATTTGATGATTAATGGGTTCGCAGCAAATGGACAAGGTAATGATGGGATTTTATTGTTTGAAGAAATGAAGAAGGTAAGATTGAACCCAGATAAGGAAACCTTTCTTGCAGTTTTGGGTGCGTGTGCCAGTGCTGAAGCTGTGGAAGAAGGGTTTCTATACTTTCAAGAAATGAAGAACGAATATGGAACTATGCCGGAAATTGAGCATTATATGGGGGTTATTGATGTTCTCGGGAAGTCAGGCCATTTGAATGAAGCAGAGGAGTTCATTGAGAAAATGCCATTTGAGCCTACATTTGAAGTTTGGGAGGCCCTTAGGAATTTTGCTCGAATCCATGGGGATCTCGAACTTGAAGACCGTGTTGAAGAGTTATTGGTTACTTTTGATCCCTCTAAGGTCAATGCGGATAAAATCCCATTGCCTCAGAGGAAGAGGTCTTCAGCAGCTAACATGCTAGAGGAGAAGAACAGGGTCGGTGAGTTTCGCTGTTCAAATCCTTACAAGGAAGAGGCATACCAGAAAATGAAAGGTCTAAATGGGCAGATGAGGGAAGCAGGGTATGTCCCTGACACAAGATATGTGCTTCATGACATTGATGAGGAAGCAAAAGAGCAAGCCCTGCAGTATCATAGTGAGCGCTTGGCCATTGCTTACGGTCTGATCAGTACTCCCCCAAGGACAACTCTTAGAATTATGAAGAATCTCCGGATCTGTGGTGACTGCCACAATGCAATAAAAATCATGTCCAAAATTGTTGGAAGGGAACTGATAGTACGGGATA
- the LOC133797189 gene encoding protein EFFECTOR OF TRANSCRIPTION 2-like produces MVAGEPGAVVPRLKREDCKHTKHDRQFSRWEILVGPSDWEDYSLGKEGAERYRVHNLPKDSGPGVYELGIAVSRTGLGREIGKLVPERIVVVYLGQADSVRTRLQRYGRSGAHLGNSYSSGIPTDSKAALQKGPGLFEEILISGYPIVFRWAPMPSKSDAIRTETKLLNTFDYAWNTSINGSRRPNDIIQKLKKISLSTTCFYDGVLRLVPFSQKQVGIRIEARKLPSTENKFSSHVEDENHNLLSRVFKFGRSQPRLVLDRSTITEDRTTICGVVLGHDSICRRPPVEGRKRCADHKGMRIKGAVKVEISNSNVHPQSDCAAPRSSHDDSKGLSQVTVNYLTSERFTPTCGFILVDGSPCRSQPIKGNKRCVEHKGKRIHKPNSVPVQNGKIDYLQLVIS; encoded by the exons ATGGTCGCCGGCGAGCCGGGCGCGGTCGTCCCTAGGCTGAAGAGAGAAGACTGTAAGCACACCAAACACGACCGCCAATTTTCTAGATGGGAG ATTCTGGTTGGACCATCTGATTGGGAAGACTACTCTCTGGGAAAGGAAGGAGCCGAAAGGTACAGGGTTCATAATCTCCCCAAAGATTCAGGTCCAGGAGTATATGAACTTGGCATTGCTGTATCTCGGACTGGTTTAGGCCGTGAGATAGGCAAGCTTGTCCCTGAACGGATAGTTGTCGTTTACCTCGGACAAGCTGATAGTGTGAGGACTCGACTTCAGCGTTATGGCCGTAGTGGTGCTCATCTGGGCAATAGCTACTCGTCTGGTATCCCCACTGACTCTAAAGCAGCTCTGCAGAAGGGACCTGGATTGTTTGAGGAGATTCTCATAAGCGGCTATCCAATTGTCTTTAGATGGGCACCT ATGCCGAGCAAAAGTGATGCAATAAGAACAGAAACAAAACTGCTCAACACATTTGATTATGCATGGAACACAAGCATTAATGGCTCAAGACGCCCCAATGATATCAttcaaaaattgaagaaaatttcTCTGTCTACTACCTGCTTTTATGATGGTGTCCTTAGGCTTGTACCTTTCAGTCAAAAGCAAGTGGGTATAAGAATCGAAGCAAGAAAATTGCCTTCAACTGAGAACAAATTCAGTTCTCATGTTGAAGATGAGAACCACAATCTCCTTTCTCGAGTTTTCAAGTTTGGAAGGTCTCAGCCAAGGTTGGTTTTGGATAGAAGTACCATTACTGAGGACAGGACTACCATTTGTGGTGTTGTTTTGGGTCATGATTCCATTTGTAGAAGGCCACCAGTTGAAGGAAGGAAAAGATGTGCTGATCACAAAGGGATGAGGATTAAAGGGGCGGTTAAGGTTGAGATATCGAATAGCAATGTCCACCCACAATCTGATTGTGCAGCACCAAGATCTAGCCACGATGACTCAAAAGGGCTTTCACAGGTTACAGTCAACTATCTTACCAGTGAGCGCTTCACTCCTACTTGTGGATTCATCTTAGTCGATGGGTCTCCTTGCAGAAGTCAGCCAATTAAAGGAAACAAAAGGTGTGTTGAGCATAAAGGAAAGAGAATTCATAAACCCAACTCTGTCCCAGTCCAAAATGGAAAAATAGATTATCTTCAATTAGTGATTTCCTAA